GTACGACCTCAACACGCCGAAGATCCCGCTCTATATGCTGTCACGGTTTGCGGGAAAGAACCTAGCGCCGCACGAGGCGGAGGAGCTGGCCAAGCGCGGAATGTAGGCGCGGCACGTGCCGCGCCTGCGGCAACATTCGGCCTAGATCCAGAGCCACGGACACACGGTGTCCAGGGCGACCCGGATGTAGAACTTCCAGATGTTGTCGGTTGCATATCCCTTGTTGTCGAGGCCGCGGATTCCGCTGACGAGCGGCACCGTCCGGAACCGTGGAACGAATTTCGACGTTCTCGGCGCGGCTTCGAAATCGTCACGCAGCGCCTTTTCGGGGAACGCGGCGGCGGAGGTCTCCTCATAGAGCTTGCATTTGCCTTGGAGATATTGGCGATAGCCGGCTTTGGTCCATGCCATCATGTACATGTCGACGACCCTTTTGGGGTAGTTGCGCATGTTGACGTAGAAGTCGAACCCTTTCGGGGTCTTCTGGATCAGCCTGGCGAGATTCAGGACAACGTAACGGCCGGTGACCTTCCAGATCGGGGTGTCGGTATCGCATTCCCTGATGAAGCGCGAATTCGCCATTGCGTGGTCGAGCAGGAACAACTCACCGTAGCCGCGGCCGTACATCTGGGGATAGTCGAGCCCCGCAAAGGAAATGAACTCGATCTTGTCGACGATGTTCAACTGCTCGGCGATGGCCTTGAGACTGGACAGATCGGATTCCGAGTTCTCGACAAAGACGATCTGGTCGATGCACTGGCCCACCAGCCGGCCGTAGAACCAGAGCGCGTCCTCGTAGTCCTTGCGGCGGAGGGCGGGATCTTTCCGGCCGAGGCTTCGCACGTCGGCTTTCGGCGTGATGGTCGCCGTCATGATCAGAATATTCATGGGTCCTTTCGATGTCATCTCATCAATCCCTCGCGGCGTCATGGCTAGATAGCCGCGACGCGCTCCTTGTTCAGTTCGAGATCGCGCAAGCCGAGCAGGCTTCGTGCCAGCTGCCGATGAAACAGCAGGTAACTGATCGCGATCGTCAGGACGTATGCGGTCGTGCCAAGCAGCCAGGCTGATTTCGGCGTGGCGGCCATCTCCATGACGCGATTTGCGGCAACGAGGCCGAGCGTCGTGGCGACCGTTGCGGGCGCAAGCGCCTTGACTAGATCGACCACGGGCAGCTTGGTTTCCCAGGAGGTGATCAGCATCGTAGCGACGGACACGATGAGTGTCACCGCGAGATAGATCTTGATGATCCCGATGAGCCCAAATTTCAGGCCGATGACGAACGCCACGATGGTCGAGATGCTGTTCGCGGTGGAAACCCAGAATTGCAGCTGAGCCTTGCCCCGCGACAGCAGCATGGCGCCGCTATAAGCGGTGATCGACTGCGCCGCGCCGGCAATCGACATCAGCCCGACCAGCGGAATGATGCCGGTCCATTTGGCCGGAAAGAACGCGGTGAAAAGATAGTCGGCGCCGAACGTGAGATAGAGCATGCCGGGAAAGACCACGGCGGCCGTCAGCGACAGCACACCGCAAATGATCTCGTTGCGCTCTTGCAGCGATCCCTTTGCGGCCTGACGGCTGAGTGTCGCCATGAGCACGCCGCTGCCCGGCCAGGTGATCACCATCAGCGGAAGGATCATGATCTGGTAAGCCAGGCCGTACAGACCGACGGCAGCCGCGCCCACGGCACCGCCGATCAGGACGTTGCCAACCGCGCGACCGGCAAAGTTGAGCAGATTGCTCGCCAACACCCAACCGCCGAAGGTCAGGATCGAGCGCACGCGGCCCCATTGAAAATTGAGCTGCACATCCTTTCGCGCGATGACGGCGAAGGCGGCGGCGCGAACGATCTGGACGACGACATAGTAGGCGACCAGTGCCCAGACGCCCCAGCCCAGGAAGGCGCCCAGAACGCATGTGAGCACCGAAACGATGACGGCGACGATCTCGACGCCCGCCACGACCTGGTAGCGCAGATGCCGTTCGAGGACGGCACGCGGGCCGAGGGCGGCAATGGAGAGCACCACCGAGATCGACAGCGTGGCGAGCACGCTTCCCAATCCCTCCATCTCGAGACCGGCGGCGAGAGGCGCGGAGATGACCGCCAGGATCACGGCGCAGAGCAAGCCGATGGCGCAGATCAGCGTGATCGCGGCGCCCGCGTCGTTCCGATCGAGCGTCGGCCGCTGCACCATGGCGCTCGACATGCCCAGATCGGTTAACAGCGCGATGAATCCGACGAACGGCAATGAAAAGGTGACGAGACCGAATTCGGCCGGCGCCGCGAAATACGTCATCATGACGGTCATCGCGAACTGCAGGCCGGATTTGAGAACGTTCATGCCGGACATCGACAGCAGATTTTTCAGCATTACGTCGATCTCCGGGCGCCACGGGATGACGCCCACTCAGGTTCCATACGGCCCAGCCCTGCACCCGCGCGTTTATCTCGCACATGCACAACTGGCAAGACAAGCAATCGGGCAGCAGGCATTGCCAAGTTGTTGGGCAGGCCATTTTTCCTTCTGAACAGCATCCGGGCGTCACGCTGTCGTTACACATCCGATCGGGATGCGCCGGCAGCCTCGAGGAAACGCCCCTTCCACGCGAGCAGTGCGACGATGGCGGTTGCGGCCACGATCTTCGCAACCAGCGCAATCGCGGACGCCGAGGGCACGGCCGAAAATGCGCCGATGACGGCGGCCCCCGCGACGGATGCCGCGACGAGCCCCCATCGCGGCGTTGCGCCGAACCGCACCATGGGTCTCGCCGCGAGCACGATGACGATCGCGGTTGCGAGGATCGCACCGACCAGGACATAGGTCGGCGCTCCCGTGATCGCTTGCGTCGGCACCGCCACGACCAGGACGAGCAGCAATTGGCACAGAGCGACGACGACGAGACGCGTGGCGGACTTCGTCAAATGGGGTGCGATCGCGAGCGTGGATTGCAGATGGCAATGCATGAAATAGAAGCCGGCTGCGGCCGCCGAGGTCTGGAGAAAGCTCGCCAGAATGGGTGCCGGAACGAACAATTGTCCCGCGTCCGGCAGAAAGCCGATCAGGCCTCCGAGCATCACCAGCGTGGCGCAGATGATGAAGTCGAGCAGATGCGCGACGGCCGCGCGGGAGTCGTCGGCACTGCCGCGCTCGTATTGATGGACGACTTCGGGATAGTTGACGGTGTGGATGGCCGCGACCAGCACTGCAAACGGCCGCTGCAGCAGGTCGATCGCCATCGAGAAGCCTGCGGTGACCGCGGGAGCGGTCGCCCCCAGCGCCGAAACGACGACGAAGCGTATCGAGACCGGGACCGAGAGGTGCAGCACCGAGGCGCCGGCCGCGAGCATGCCGTAGCGCGCGAAGCCGCTCCAATCCGCGAGCAGCGCCGGACGCGTCACTTTCTGAAGCGTTTGGGGATGCAGCAACTGCCCGGCGATCAGGCTGGCGATCTGGGCGCCCAGCATGCCGAGCAGCGCCGCGTGCGCCGTGCCGTGGAGCCACGCGCCGGCCGTCGCGCCGCCCACCATCAGCGTGGCTCTCAGGATGAGGAGAAACGCGGCTGCGCCAAGCCGGTGCGAGACGCGGACAACCATGAAGTGGAGGTCGGTCGCGCCCTGAGCTACGGCCAGTGCAAGCCCGACCAGGCCTACGCTCGTGGCGATCGGGCTTGCGATCGAAACGGCGAGGCCGCCGATCACCAGAAGCGCGAGCGCGCTGGCGAGCGCGGCGCCGAACAGGGAAGTCCTCAATCGCGCCGCGTCGTCCTGCATGGCGGCGGCCAGAAAGCGCACGCCGGCCAATTGCAGCCATTCGAACATCAGCACGCTGAGCAGCTGGCTGGAAGCGAGCGTGAGGGAGAAATTGGCGTAAGCGAGCGGCGAGAGGATACGGCCGAGCACAAAGATGAGGATGATCGCCGCCGCACTCTGGTAGACGACCCCGACAAGCGCGAACAGACGGGTCATGGGAGGTTCAGCCTGCGGGCCGAAGCGCAGGACAGAACGGGCTCATTGCGCAAACCGCTCATCCCAGGGCTATTGCTTGTGCCGGCTCAAGAGCTCGAAGGCGTCGCGATATTCGGCGATGACGTCGGTGAATGTCCGATGGTCGTTCTTCTCGGCGAGCCTGTCGACCATCGCCGCCAGCTCCTCCTGATTCGACATGATGCGCATGATGCTGTCCGCGAGCGACTTCGGATCGGGCGCGGTCAACCAGCCGACGGCACCGCGCTGGACGGCCTCGGGAATCCCGCCGAATTGCGTCCCGAGGAAAGGCTTTCGCGCCGCCTGGGCGTCAGCGACGACGAGCGGACCCGGCTCCTCCCAGATCGGCGGAATCACAACGACGTCGATCTGACGGTAGAATGTCTCGGGCTCGACGAAGCCGAGAAATTCGATGCTCGCTTTCGGCGCCATGGCCCTGAGCTCGAGCTGGATCTCCGCCTCTGCGACGCCTGCGATGACAAGGCGCACCCGATCATGGGGAAGGTAGGCGAGCGCCTTGACGAGATTGTAGATGCCTTTTTCTTCGGTCAGACGGCCGATGAATCCGAGGGTCAGGACCGGAGTTGCGGAATATTTCGAAGGCGGGGAGACCGGCGTCGTCGATGCGTGGGGAATGACCTTGCGCAGCTGCGTGTCGGCGAACAGATCCGTCTCCAGATGGATGTCGAGGATGCGCTGGCTCACGCCGACGACGCCGCGCAGATATCTGGTTGCGTTTCGGCGGTTGACGGTCAGCAGCCTGCAGCTCATGCAGGTATGCTCGCAGGCCTTCCCCTTCGAGAAGCGCGAGCACCGCGGGCAGGTCAGGTAGTAATCGTGCAACGTGTGGAGCACCGGCACATTGAGCTCGGCCGCCGTCTTCCACACCGCCGTGGTGAGGCCCGAGAGGTTGTTCGAGTGCAGTACGTCAGGCTTGAATGCCTTAATTCTGCTGGCGACGAGTTCGGCGCTTCCGCGCCAGTCCTCCATCGCATGCCACAATCCTCTCGCCGGCGCGCTTCGCTGTCCGGTGAAGGGCCGGTAGATGTTCTGGACCGGCGCCGAGTGCACGTCGATGCCGTTGCTCGTCTCCATCGCCTGTTCGGGCACCGAGGCGGCGCGAACGACTTCGACGGCATCGCCACTCTTCAAAAGGCCTTCGGCAATGCGACGCACGAATATCTCGGCCCCGCCGACCACCTTCGGTGCGCCCGGTGTCGGGTACAGTGACGATGTGATCAATATTCTCATGGGAAGGATCTCATCCAATATGCGTCTGTGAACGAACCCCGAGAGCCCCTCTCATCTTTCTCCATCGGTGTTCGAGGTGCCTTCTAAATAGACGTCGATATATTGTCCGGTGACAGCTTCCGGTGTGAAGCTGGCTGCAAAGTCAGGCCGAGGCGGAAAAGTCTGCTTCCATTTTGGTGCTTCACTGATGGCCTGCTTCATCAGTTCAGCCAGTTTGTGGTGGTCACTTGGCTCGTACGAGCCGAGTGTCGTCGAGAAATGAGAGATTTCTGGTATTCCGCCGGCGGTAGAGCAAATGGTCGCGCGTCCGGCATTGATGCTTTCTATCAGTGTCCGCGGCAATGGCTCAGGCCAAACCGAGCTAATGAGGCAAACATCCACGGCGGGGTAAAATTCCGCGGACTTGACGAAGCCAAGCCATTTGATCCTCGGATTACCATACCGTCCCTTCAGCTCTCTCACGTAAGCTTCAAGGCCCTTTCCGGCTATTTTGAGTTGCCAGCCCGAATCGGGAAGCAGAGAGACCGCTTTAAGGACGACTTCGATGCCCTTTTCGGGTTCGATCCGGCCGATAAAGCCGAAAGTCAGGTCGGCGTCCGGAGACGGCGGGGCAAGTCCCGCGCTGGCGTCCGCGATGTTGTAGACCACCTTGTGGGGTGCGCCCGGGAAGAAGCCGACTTTCAGGTGCCGGTCCAGTACGTACTGGCTGTTGGAGACCACCGCATCAACCATGCGCGAGGCGTAGAGATATGGCATGGTCATCGTCTTGCATGCCAGGCAGCGCTCTTTGCACGTGTCGCCGTTGCTGAAGAGCGTGGACCGTTTGCAGATGAGCGAGTAGTCGCGCAGCGTATGGACGACGCGGATGCTGCGGCGCTTGGCCTCCGCCCACAGCGACACGGAGAATCCGGTCAGATTGTTGGTGTGAACGACGTCCGGCTTCTCGGTGTCGAGAATCGCGCCAAAGCGTTTGGCTGCACGCCTATTCCAGGTATCCCGCAGGTGCCATCGCAGTCGCTCGAGCCTCGGCGGCTTCCGCGTCTGCCCAAACGGCCAGTACGTATTATCGATCTGCACCCGGTAGGTGCGGATGCCGTTGCGATCCCCGACCGAGACATCGCCCGCTTGCTGCAGGCAGACGACGGCGACCTGGTGGCCATTGCGCATGAAGGCTTCTGCGAGCAGTGATACGGAGACCTCGGCTCCGCCCATGATGTCGGGAGGATAGAGGGTGTTCACGATAAGTATCTTCAACGATCGCCTCATGCGTTGATCGTAGACGGGGGCGCACCTCGCTTGCCACGCAATAGCTGGATCTGCAATCGCATTCGAGCCCACAACGGCGTGAATGATCATGCCGGAACGGAGCCGAAATAGTCACACAATATTCAAGAAGCGGGCCATGACGTCCTGTCCGGACCTTCGCGAGCAGCGAGATTCGGGCAGGCGAGCGTATCGAGTGTGGCCATTACTTGGAGTTGACCACGACGCTGGAGATGTTCGACGCGTTCGTTGAAGCTGCGTCCAGCGGGGCCATGAGCTTGATGAACTCGGTGGATGGCGATTCAGCGACCGAGATCACGTCGTGGTCGCGCATCCTGAACGTGTCAGCCTGGAACCAGCCGTCCGGCTTGCTCATGTCAAACTTGTAGACGGCCGGAATGGTCTTGGTCGGGAACTGCGACACGTCGACACCGATCTGCTCGAGCAGCGGCTTCGGCTCGAAACGATAGACATAGATCGACTTGGAATCGGCCCGGGACCCGTCGAGACCGCCGGCTTTCGCGAGCGCTTCGGCCAGCGACATGTTGTCGTTCTCGAAGGTGAAGCGGCGGTTGTTGGTGCCGCCGATCGAACCCGGCGACGGCGTCGATCCGAATGCCATGTACACCCTGGGAATGCGGGTGAGGAAGACAACGTCGCCCGGAGCCAGCAGCACGTCCTCGCTGGGGTGATGCACGACCGACGACATCGACTCGTTGTAGGTGCGTCCTTCGCGCTTGATCGTGATCGTGCTCTCGTAGGACGGATATTTTGGGCCACCGGCGCGCGCGATCGCGCCCATCAGCCGGATGCCGCCCGGGTCGACCGGGAAGCGCTGCGGCGAATTGACTTCGCCGAGCACGCTGATCTGGTTGCCGCGCTGTTCTGCGACGCTCACGACCGCCTGCGGATCGATGGCGCGATCCTTGAGACGCTCGCGGATAATGTTCGAGACGGCGCGCGGCGTCAGCCCGGAGACCTTGATCGATCCGGCGTAGGGGATGTTGATGTTGCCGGACTGGTCGACCTGCTGGCGCGGGATATCGACGAAGTTGCCTGGCCTCACGCCGGCTTCGCGCGGAATGAACAGGCCGCCGGCCTGGGCTTCGTAAACGGTCACGGTGACGATGTCGCCGACGCCGATCGTGACGTCGCGGTAGTTGCCGCCGGGGAGACGCGAGAACAGCAGTCCAGCGCTGTCCGTAAATCCATTGGTCGCCTGCAGCACGGCCGGATTGACCGGCATCAACGCATAGGCAAGCGGCGCGGTCGGCTCGGTGACCAGCGCGGCATGTGTTTGCGTGGAAGCGGCATCGGGAGCGTCTAACGGAATGAAGCCCCCGCAGCCCGTCAGGGAGAAGCTGATCGCAGCAACGGCCAGAATCCGGCTAATCCCGAAATCCGAATGAGCTTGTTCGGTCGTCGCCAATGTCATTTCCTCGCACACACCTAAAATCTGAATTACCGTAGCAACTGTCCAGCTACTGAGTCACTGCTGCGTCTTCGTGATTATGGTAAAGCACTTATGGCTGTGACCTTATTGCCACTTGTGAACCAGCGTGCACGTGCAATCAACTGGTCAAATCTTATGCGAGGCCTGCTCTTTTCTAAGCAATCCGCAAATTAGACATACCAGTGTCAGATCGACGTCACGATTGAGGCCTCGGTTCATCCAGTGAGCAGCGCGCGAATTCGACCGGCGCATTCGACGGCATCTCCGCAACGTGGTGTCGCCGTAGACTCCAGGCGTCGCATTCCAATCAGAGCGTACCCTGCGTTGTATTTCCGCGGGCCTTGCGGTGGGCTTGGCAGTGGCACGTCAGGATCTGCATCGATATTTCCGTGACGGGATTCCGCCTCCGTTAACGCTTAGATTTGGAAGCTGGCGTCACGCTGGCGTCCGTAAGGTCTTCCTAATCCCGATCCGGCTAGGTGTCGGGCAAACAAAAGGGAAGACGAAGACAATGTTGCAAACCGGGCTGTTCGCGGCCGGCTTTCTCGTCTGTGCGATGGCCGTCATGTTCGCGATCGCGTGGTCGTTCTCCGATCAACGTGTCATCGATGCTGATCTGGCGGAGGACGATGCCCACCGGATGGCCTGATCGACAGCTCTCTACGGTCGCAGATTGTTCGAGAAATCGGACTGCAGTTTGGCCTCGCCGGCCTCGCTTTCGCCCAATTGCAGCACGTCGGCATAGACCTGGCTCAGGTTGCGATGAGTCTGCTCGATGTCGTAGAGGCGGGTGAAACGCTTATATCCGGCCCGGCCGACCGCAGGCAGATCGAGCCTGGCTGCGCGCTTGAATCCTTCAGCCAGCTTTTCGGGTGAGACTTCGTCGCACAGCACACCGGTGGTGCCGTCTTCGACGATTTCCGGCAGAGCGCCGATGCGGAATGCGATGATCGGCTTGGCCGCCCGCATCGCCTCGATGGCGACGAGGCCAAATGCCTCCCAGCGCGACGGAATCGCCACCATGTCTGCCTGATCCAGTTCGGCCTCGATCTGGTTGCGGTCCATCCAGCCCAGCAGTGAAACGTTGGCGGGCAGGTCGCTTCTCCGGAATTTGCTGACGACCGAGGCGCCGATGAGGCGCACATCCAGCTTGTCTCCGAGCGCGCGGGCCGCCTCGATCAGGAGATCATATCCCTTCTGACGGTCGAGGCGTCCGATGAACAGGACCTTGATCTTCTCCGACCGCCATGATGCTGCGCGCTTGTCGAGCGTGGGGCGCTGCCTGGAAATCCCGTTGTGCACGAGGACGAGGCGCTTCGCCGCAATTCCGACCCGTCTTGCATCGACCTGCTCGCTCTCGGAGATGCAGACGATGCGATGGGTCAGCTTGGACAGCAGAAGTTCGGTGAACTCAGTGACGGCGCGGCTGAGACGGCCCGTCTCGCGGCCGAAGGCCCATCCGTGCGGGCAATAGACGATGCGCGAGCGCCGGTAGGTCAGCCACAGCACCGGCCGCACCACGAGCCCCGCGAACGAGGAATGCAGGTGAATGATGTCCGGCCGCTGCCGCCGGACCGCGCGCATGGTCGCGGACAGCATGGCAAACAGGCCGACAGCGTTGCGGCCGTCGCGCGGGAAGGTGGTGACGGCCTCATCCTCGATGTTGACCAGGTCGTCGCGATGGTCGGACGGAACGACATAGCTGACATTGCCGCGTCCGAAGCTCGCGCTCTGATGCGGATGAAGCTCGTTGAGGTAGGTTGCGATGCCGCCTCTCACCGTTTCGGCGACATGCAGAATCTTCAGGCCGCTGGGCAACGGTCGCTCCTTCCTTGTCTTGCACAGACCATGTGTAGCGTCTCCAAGCAGCAATATTTGGGCCGCGTCATCGCGCCGCTCCGCGGGATGCGGCCTGCGGAACCGATTTGGCGAGCACATCGAGCATGGCTGCGGCCGATTTGGTCCAAGAATATGTCGCGAGCCGCTCTCGCTGCTTCTCTTGTTCCGCCGGCGAAATCCTGCCGAGATCAATTCTTTCGTGCATCCGTGCCGACAGCTCGCTGGGGTTGAGCGGGTCGAAATAGACGGCGGCGTCAGCGCAGGTCTCGCGAACGGCTTCCGCGGAACTCGCAATGACGGGGCAGGCGAAGTACATCGCCTCCAGGGGTGGGATGCCGAAGCCCTCGTAGAGACTCGGGAACACGAAAGCTGCAGCCCTGGCGAAGAGTGCGGCGACTTGCTCGTCCTTGAGGCGGCCGGTGATGACGATTCCGGCTTTTGATTCGGTCGCGCCGCCGCCAAAGACCTTGCTGTTGTCGCCTCCGACCACGACCAGCGGAAAATCCGTGCGGCCGAGCCGCTCGGCCGCGCGAACGGCGGTGTCGACATTCTTGTTCTTCGTCATCGAGCCGACAAAGAGGAAGAAGCGGTGGGGTTCGAGCCGCAGGGACTCGATGATCGAGAAATCGGGCTCGACCGACGCGAAGTGTTCTGCACTGTTTGGAACAATCGGGATCGATGTGGGATCCAGCGAAAGCGCGTCGGCAAGTTCGTTGCGTGAAAACGTGGAAACTGTTGCGATGGTTGCTGTGCGTGCCAGCAAATGGCCGAGCGATCGATGCAAGACGAGATATTGCCAGCTAAAGAAGTCCGGCCGTCTGAACACTTGCGCATCGTGAATCACGACGAGATGGTCGCGATGGAGCACCGGACCGGAATTGGCGAGGCTGACGAGCCGCGTGCCGGCGGCCGCGCGCGCCAGATCGATCTGGTCCCACGCGTGCCCGCGCAAAGTTCCGACTTGCCTGACCTTGATGCGGCCAAGACCGGCGAGCGTCTGTGCATCTGGGGGCACCAGAATCTGCCACTCCGCATCCAGGAGTTGCTGTGCCGCCTTGCCGCTCGTGAGCAGGCGGTCCATCGCTTTGACGATCTCGGCAGCATAGCGTTGCACGCCTGTCAGCGATTGTGTCAGGAACCTGCCGTTGATGGAGAGTTTCAAAGTCGATCTTTTTCTTTGCGCGTGTCTTGCGCGAACAATGCCTCAAGACTGGGCATCCGCGCGGAATGTACGGTCGATATGATCTCTAGCACATGCAGCGCTAGCATCCGAGCATCGTCGCAGCCGGATAGCATGCGTGGATGCATGATGCCATCATGTTTCCTACACATTTCGATGCGCTTACATGGACGCGCCTAACTCGATGATGTCGTCATCGTCCAAACCTTGCCTCTCATGTCCTGGTCTGGCATTGCATTCGCGGAATGAACGAGCGAGATGATAACTTTGCGACCAGTGATCTTGACCGGTGCTGCCGGCTTTATTGGAATGCATGTTTGTGAACGGCTGTTGGCGCGTGGCGAACAGGTCGTGGGTATCGATGCATTCACGCCGTATTACGATCCGGCGCTGAAGCGCGCGCGCCTTGAAAAGCTCAAGCAGCGTCCCGGCTTTAGCTTCCACGAGATCGACCTTGCCGATTATGCCGCGGTGATCCGCGTATTCGATCAAGTCGCGCCCGATCGGGTTGTGCACCTTGCGGCGCAACCGGGCGTTCGTGCCTCGATCGACGATCCCATCACCAGCATCCGTGCCAATTGTGACGGCTTTGTCACCGTGCTCGAGGCCGGCCGGCGCCATGGTCTGGCGCATCTCGTCTACGCCTCGTCGAGCTCGGTCTATGGCGCCAATCGCACGCTGCCGTATTCGACCGAGCAATCGGTGAACCATCCGGTCAGCCTTTATGCCGCGAGCAAGAAGGCCAACGAGCTGATGGCGCACACCTTTGCGCACGTTCACAAGCTACCGGTGACCGGTCTTCGCTTCTTCACCGTCTACGGTCCGTGGGGCCGGCCCGACATGGCCGCCTATCTGTTCACGCGCGCGATTTTTGCGAATCAGCCGATCAAGATTTTCAATAATGGCGACATGTGGCGCGACTTCACCTATGTCGACGACATCGTCGAAGGCGTGATCCGCACCCTCGATCGGCCAGCAGCTCCGAATCCCGCGTGGAATGCCGAGCAGCCGGAAAATTCGTCGAGCTATGCGCCGTATCGCGTCTACAACATTGGCAACAACAGGTCGGTCAAGCTGCTCGAGTTCGTCGAGACGCTCGAGAAGATCATCGGTAAGCCCGCGATCCGCAAGCTGCTGCCGATGCAGGCCGGCGACGTCCTGGAGACGCGTGCCGACATTTCCGCACTTCAGCGCGACGTCGGTTTCGCGCCGTCGACGCCAATCGCCGAAGGCCTTGCGCGTTTCGTCGAATGGTATCGAAAGTACCACGGCGTGTGATCGCTGAAGCGAACGGCAAGACCAAATACAAAAGTACTCGGGCGGCGACGGCTAAGGTTTATTCGGTTCGCGAAGCAGCTTGCCCTAATGTTGGGCGTGCGGCCGGATAGAGA
This portion of the Bradyrhizobium diazoefficiens genome encodes:
- a CDS encoding oligosaccharide flippase family protein; its protein translation is MLKNLLSMSGMNVLKSGLQFAMTVMMTYFAAPAEFGLVTFSLPFVGFIALLTDLGMSSAMVQRPTLDRNDAGAAITLICAIGLLCAVILAVISAPLAAGLEMEGLGSVLATLSISVVLSIAALGPRAVLERHLRYQVVAGVEIVAVIVSVLTCVLGAFLGWGVWALVAYYVVVQIVRAAAFAVIARKDVQLNFQWGRVRSILTFGGWVLASNLLNFAGRAVGNVLIGGAVGAAAVGLYGLAYQIMILPLMVITWPGSGVLMATLSRQAAKGSLQERNEIICGVLSLTAAVVFPGMLYLTFGADYLFTAFFPAKWTGIIPLVGLMSIAGAAQSITAYSGAMLLSRGKAQLQFWVSTANSISTIVAFVIGLKFGLIGIIKIYLAVTLIVSVATMLITSWETKLPVVDLVKALAPATVATTLGLVAANRVMEMAATPKSAWLLGTTAYVLTIAISYLLFHRQLARSLLGLRDLELNKERVAAI
- a CDS encoding glycosyltransferase family 4 protein, producing the protein MRILITSSLYPTPGAPKVVGGAEIFVRRIAEGLLKSGDAVEVVRAASVPEQAMETSNGIDVHSAPVQNIYRPFTGQRSAPARGLWHAMEDWRGSAELVASRIKAFKPDVLHSNNLSGLTTAVWKTAAELNVPVLHTLHDYYLTCPRCSRFSKGKACEHTCMSCRLLTVNRRNATRYLRGVVGVSQRILDIHLETDLFADTQLRKVIPHASTTPVSPPSKYSATPVLTLGFIGRLTEEKGIYNLVKALAYLPHDRVRLVIAGVAEAEIQLELRAMAPKASIEFLGFVEPETFYRQIDVVVIPPIWEEPGPLVVADAQAARKPFLGTQFGGIPEAVQRGAVGWLTAPDPKSLADSIMRIMSNQEELAAMVDRLAEKNDHRTFTDVIAEYRDAFELLSRHKQ
- a CDS encoding glycosyltransferase family 4 protein; translation: MNTLYPPDIMGGAEVSVSLLAEAFMRNGHQVAVVCLQQAGDVSVGDRNGIRTYRVQIDNTYWPFGQTRKPPRLERLRWHLRDTWNRRAAKRFGAILDTEKPDVVHTNNLTGFSVSLWAEAKRRSIRVVHTLRDYSLICKRSTLFSNGDTCKERCLACKTMTMPYLYASRMVDAVVSNSQYVLDRHLKVGFFPGAPHKVVYNIADASAGLAPPSPDADLTFGFIGRIEPEKGIEVVLKAVSLLPDSGWQLKIAGKGLEAYVRELKGRYGNPRIKWLGFVKSAEFYPAVDVCLISSVWPEPLPRTLIESINAGRATICSTAGGIPEISHFSTTLGSYEPSDHHKLAELMKQAISEAPKWKQTFPPRPDFAASFTPEAVTGQYIDVYLEGTSNTDGER
- a CDS encoding polysaccharide biosynthesis/export family protein is translated as MTLATTEQAHSDFGISRILAVAAISFSLTGCGGFIPLDAPDAASTQTHAALVTEPTAPLAYALMPVNPAVLQATNGFTDSAGLLFSRLPGGNYRDVTIGVGDIVTVTVYEAQAGGLFIPREAGVRPGNFVDIPRQQVDQSGNINIPYAGSIKVSGLTPRAVSNIIRERLKDRAIDPQAVVSVAEQRGNQISVLGEVNSPQRFPVDPGGIRLMGAIARAGGPKYPSYESTITIKREGRTYNESMSSVVHHPSEDVLLAPGDVVFLTRIPRVYMAFGSTPSPGSIGGTNNRRFTFENDNMSLAEALAKAGGLDGSRADSKSIYVYRFEPKPLLEQIGVDVSQFPTKTIPAVYKFDMSKPDGWFQADTFRMRDHDVISVAESPSTEFIKLMAPLDAASTNASNISSVVVNSK
- a CDS encoding glycosyltransferase family 4 protein produces the protein MPSGLKILHVAETVRGGIATYLNELHPHQSASFGRGNVSYVVPSDHRDDLVNIEDEAVTTFPRDGRNAVGLFAMLSATMRAVRRQRPDIIHLHSSFAGLVVRPVLWLTYRRSRIVYCPHGWAFGRETGRLSRAVTEFTELLLSKLTHRIVCISESEQVDARRVGIAAKRLVLVHNGISRQRPTLDKRAASWRSEKIKVLFIGRLDRQKGYDLLIEAARALGDKLDVRLIGASVVSKFRRSDLPANVSLLGWMDRNQIEAELDQADMVAIPSRWEAFGLVAIEAMRAAKPIIAFRIGALPEIVEDGTTGVLCDEVSPEKLAEGFKRAARLDLPAVGRAGYKRFTRLYDIEQTHRNLSQVYADVLQLGESEAGEAKLQSDFSNNLRP
- a CDS encoding glycosyltransferase family 4 protein encodes the protein MKLSINGRFLTQSLTGVQRYAAEIVKAMDRLLTSGKAAQQLLDAEWQILVPPDAQTLAGLGRIKVRQVGTLRGHAWDQIDLARAAAGTRLVSLANSGPVLHRDHLVVIHDAQVFRRPDFFSWQYLVLHRSLGHLLARTATIATVSTFSRNELADALSLDPTSIPIVPNSAEHFASVEPDFSIIESLRLEPHRFFLFVGSMTKNKNVDTAVRAAERLGRTDFPLVVVGGDNSKVFGGGATESKAGIVITGRLKDEQVAALFARAAAFVFPSLYEGFGIPPLEAMYFACPVIASSAEAVRETCADAAVYFDPLNPSELSARMHERIDLGRISPAEQEKQRERLATYSWTKSAAAMLDVLAKSVPQAASRGAAR
- a CDS encoding NAD-dependent epimerase translates to MITLRPVILTGAAGFIGMHVCERLLARGEQVVGIDAFTPYYDPALKRARLEKLKQRPGFSFHEIDLADYAAVIRVFDQVAPDRVVHLAAQPGVRASIDDPITSIRANCDGFVTVLEAGRRHGLAHLVYASSSSVYGANRTLPYSTEQSVNHPVSLYAASKKANELMAHTFAHVHKLPVTGLRFFTVYGPWGRPDMAAYLFTRAIFANQPIKIFNNGDMWRDFTYVDDIVEGVIRTLDRPAAPNPAWNAEQPENSSSYAPYRVYNIGNNRSVKLLEFVETLEKIIGKPAIRKLLPMQAGDVLETRADISALQRDVGFAPSTPIAEGLARFVEWYRKYHGV